One Drosophila subpulchrella strain 33 F10 #4 breed RU33 chromosome 2R, RU_Dsub_v1.1 Primary Assembly, whole genome shotgun sequence genomic window, TCTCCAGCGAATTATTCGACCTGTTGAATGCATCGTGCCGATTGGTGTAGCCCTTCTTCTCACGGAACATCTCGGCCAGCTGCTCGTCGCTCAGCTCGGTACCATGCACCTTCTTGGAATGTTGCCGGAACCTAGAAGTTGCACAAATGTTAGAAATGATTTCTAGACCGGGTAAGCTATACTACGTACTTGCTGCGATCTGCAAACTCGCCGGCGCAGTCCTGACACTTGTACGGATACTCCATGTGCTCGTACTGATGCTGACGCCTTCGCCACCTAGTCTTCGTCTCAAAGTTGCACACCTCACAGCGCCAGACCTTTGTCTTCTGGTGACTCCTCTGTTCGTGCTCGCGCATCAAGGCCATGTTTTGGAACTGGCTGCCACAGGTGGGGCAGCTGACCTGCTCCTCGTTTACATGGGCTCGCTCGTAGTGCACCCGCAATTCCGCAGAGTTAACATAGTTCAGCGAGCACTTGTCGCACTGGAAATGCCTCTCCGAATGTCGCTTGCGATGCAAGGTCAGGGTGTCGGCGCTCTTGAAGCTCCTGCGGCAGATCTCACACTCGTGCAGCGTTTCCACGGCATGCAGTTGCTGCAGATGCAGCTCGTATTTGCGCATGGTACTAAACTCCTGATCGCAAAAGGTGCAATGCACGGAATCCTTCAATTGGCAGAAACGCTGGTGACTGTGCAGACTGGCCTTCTGGCTGAACACCTTGTCGCACTCCTTGCAGGCGTATGTCTCAGTCGGCGACACCAAAACCTTCGCGGGAGTGTGTACCCTGGTGTAGTGTTTTCTGGCCGACCGCTGATCCTTGAAGATCCTGTCGCAGGCAGGGCAGTTTGCCTGCATGTAGCAGTACATTTCTAATGGATACAAAAAATAAGTAAGGGACAATTCGAGATGGGGATCTTCTAAGATGCCTACCAAAGTCACCATCTATTTTATGGTGATCGATGAGATGCTTCTGCATCTCGCTTCTGTCTTTCGTCTCATAACTATTGCAAGGTCGGCACTTGAAGTTTTGATCTAAAAACATAAACCTCTTGAAGCATTTACAAGGATTATAATGAACAAGACAACCCACTTTTGTTTAGGCCAATTATGTCATCTTCGGCCATAGATATTTTGTGAATACTTTTGTAATGACTTCTTAGCTGCTCAGCATCGGTATCCGTATACTGGCAAACATTGCATTTTAAAATGGGTATATTAACCATTGTGTTGCTAGTGCTGGCTTCTTCCAGCACAAGAGTAGTAGGTTCCTCTACACCATTGGCTAAAAGTAAGGAAATGATTATGATTAGCATCACTAAACTTTCTTTAAAGGCTTACATTTAAGATGATGACTGGACTCCTCCTTCGGACCTTGGCTGCTGGCATCATCGTTCAGTGTCATATACAGAGCGCGTTGTATAAGATCACACTCCGCATCGGACATATCGCCGTTCTTGTTATTGaaattataattgttattattCTCGCCACTTTTGCCGCCCACCGAGGTGGAAATAGCTGAATCTCCTGATGTAATACTGCTCTCGAAGAAGGTCTCATTGTTCTTGGCATCCGAACCGTCGTTttcgtcctcctcctccaggTCGTTGGTGTCGTATTTCACATCGAAAAGGATGACTATTTGGAGGGCAGAAAGGTTAACTATTgattaaattgtaaaataaGAGATGCCCACCTTCATCTTCTTTAGGCGCTTTCTTGCTGCTCGAAGCATCGGCATCTAGTCGGGGCACCTTGGCTCCTCGCATGTAGAGCACATTCTCCTCAATTGGCCCAGGCATGCCCTCGTAGCCCTCGACGAACTGCTCGAACTCCTGGCTGAACTGATTCCAGTGAAGGGTCTCGCTGCTGGCCTTTCTTTTCAGCTCGCCCGTGGGACTGGGCAACTTGACGCTTTTCGCCTCTGCATATAGCTTGAGATTCGACTCCAGGGCCATCTCCACGAAGTGCATGGCCACCTCCAGGGCGCGACAGCAGCGCACGCATATCTGCATGGGCCACAGGTAGCCACCGGGACTAATGACCCGCAGGTCCAGGTGGGTGCACTGCTTCAGGCACTGGGCATAGGTGCGCGACTTCTGGAGATTGGGGATCTCGGCGCTTAGCTGCACGGTTTTCCGGTCCACCGATAGACATGCTCGGCACTTGGAGCCCTTGTTCAGCTTATTCATGGCCGCCAGCGCGGGATCCGCTAGGGATGTGGCGGCGTCCATGGCGCTCTAGTTGTTTGGGATGCTTTTCTTTGCTGGATAATCCTTTCGTTCTTGGctgtttcaaaaatatattcgGCTTACAATGTGTATTGTGTTTTATACCGCTCTTTTGTGATCAAAATTAGTGTGACCGTCTAGAGGGTCACTCAAAATTCTCATGCCGGCGGCCTTTTTGTTCTTGTGCAGTATCTTAAGTTCCAGGGGCGGTCGCTAAGGGCTTTTTCGGGGGAGTCCCTTTGTTcattgaacaattttcagaaACTAAAAGTGTACACATTCAGTTTCAAGAGTGGTGTAAAGAGTTAAGTTGGGTTACCAAAAAGATTGTATGAAacgtatttaaatttaaaaaagacaATATACAGTTTATCGTATCCAATCAAAAACTCTTCGGAAGATCCCATTGACAAAATCCTGATTACGCCACTGATTGTTTTTATTGGTATACGTTCGCCATGGTCACactactaaatatatatatatagtgtgTGGGCGAACGGACACTCCCTTGAGCGGACAAGGAAATTCGTTAATTTTGCAGCGAGTTTTACTACTTTCAACTAATGAAAGGGCTTACCCTTATTCAATGATCCTGTACGTCAATGGAAATGCTACAGCGACGACCCAGAAAACCAAGACAACTGCTTAGTTTGGAGGAGAAAATGGAAGTAATCCGAACCCATGAGCAGAATAAACTAACAGTACGGGATCTAGCGAAAAGGTACCGTCCCTGCATTGCTTATAAAAATAGATAATAATTAAGATATATTTAGATTTAACATTGGAAAAACTCAAGCAGCTGAGATTTTAAAACACAGAGAGGCGATCAGGAGAGGATTGGCGACTGGAGAACTGAAAATGAACCAGATGCGAAGGAATCCCCTCAGTCAGAAGGGCACTCATATCGATGAGATTTGCTTCGAATGGTTTTCCCGGGCCAGAAGCGAGAGTATACCCGTATCCGGTGAAATGGTCCGGGAAAAGGCCAAGCAGATAGCGGACGAAGCGGGCTACACCGATTTCACAGCCTCCTCTGGATGGCTTCAAAAATGGCGGAAGCGAAACAACATAGCATATAATGCCACCGGTGACAGCCTGGACCTGCAGGAGTTCGAGGCCATACTGGTCAAGAGCGAACCCATCTCAAACAGGGATGATGATGAGGAGCCTTCTCCAGTGAGTTTGATAGGTCCCATCTATTCCAAGGAAGAGGCTATGCTGCAGTTGGCTCGCTTAAAGGAATTCGCCAGAGATGACTTTGTATCCTACCAGCAGTTACTGAGCCTGGAAAACCAGTGGAGCTGGAAGTGGAACAATTTCAAAAAGGAGGTTCCTTGACCTAAATGAATATAATATCTCGAATTTTATATTAGAAGtagtttaatttatataaCATGGTTTGTTTTTAAAGACATACAGTTTTCTAATTTATATTTCTGTTAAAACAAGTAagatacaaaataaacttcatGTTATTCTATTAAGAACATTTATTGCTcgcatatatataaaatacatgACCCATAGGAGGGTCGAtttgcaataaaaaaaaacataatattGGATGCGTTATAGACACTAACTCTGAAGCTCTTTCTCTTTGGCCAAAGCAGAGCCAGCTGGTGGAGATTGCCTCAATAGTGGTTGGGTATCAAATTGATGATTTTCTGACATCCTGAGGCGGATAATTACATTTAAGGCGGTTCTACAAATTACATGTTGCCCAAGTTGTGGGCGATCATAATACGTTACAAATTAACTGAAATCCATCGCTGTTCGCTATACATAGATATATGTCGATGAATGAATTTATATCTATTATGCGGGTTATGTTATATGAGAGATTAAATTTAATGTGATTAGTCTACAACTTAAAATGTAAACTTTAAGACATTAGATGTGCTAAAACGATGGAGAGGAAAAGAGCTTAGTCTATATCAAACTTTGTACATTGTGCGGCTACGTTGCTTGATTGGTGAGAGCATGAGTTGGGACTACTTGGAATTATTGCATGCAGCTGCGGTCTCCTCCTTGATTTCCTTTTCCCCATCCACATCCTTATTGCAACTGGGAGGTGTTTCATTCAAATCTGTAGAGTTGTTAGGGTCCGTAGACTGTGCAGAGATGTCAGCTATCTCTTCTTTGGTCAGCCGGATATTGTGAATCAAGAGAACATGGCTTGTGAGTCTACATGAAAAATAGGTTTTAATAAAGTGTGCAACTGATTAGTACAGGTTCATCGCCTTACCTTCCACGCCGCAAGTAGGAACGTTCGCACTTGGGACACTTGTAGGTCGCCATGCCCTTGTGCACGCTCATGTGATTCCTCAAATGCAGACTGGATTGCATATCCTTGTTGCAGACGGAGCATATATGCCGCCCGTCCAAGTGCATTGCGTTCTGATGGCGCACCAAATGATGCTTGAAACCGAACGTCTTCCGGCATCCATCAAACGTGCACCGCAGCGTCTTCTCCTTCCCGTGCTTTGTCTTCGTGTGCCGCTCCAGCTCAGCGTTGTTCACAAAGGTTTTGGGGCAGAGCTTGCACTGTGATTTCCGGGCGCCGTGCCGTTTCATATGGAACTTGAGCAGAGTGAGCGTTCGGTACGTCGTATTGCAGATTGAACACTTGTGTTGGTAGCCCCACCGCGATGGCTCCGTATTGGAGTGCAGCTCCATCTCGTGCTTAACCAGCTTGCCCAGTTCGTCGAAAGTCTTGTTGCATATCTTGCATGCGTAAGTGGAAGTTCGAAGCAGACGGGAGTTGGAGCGCAAACCCTTCACTGGCGATGCAGCCAGGGCGGCGGTGGTCAATAGTTTGTCGCTTCCGTTGAGATGACTGCTTGGTGGGGCATTCGTTATGGCTTTGGGCATGGCATGGGAATTGGGCGTGGATCGCTGGGCTGCATCTCCCATGAAGTCATAGTCGTAATCAAACGGTGTGGGCGTGGGAAAGAGGTTGGTCGACGATGAGGCTGTCGTTGTGATGGGCGATTCGGAGGATGtagctgccgctgctgctgccgctgttaTTGCTGCTGCTATAGCCGTTGTCGTCACTGCCGTGGCTGCGTCCAATGTCACTGGATCTAGTTCTTCCTCTGGCACTGCCGGTTCCATTTTTATTCCCGATCCATCATCTTTGCCAGCTACTTCTGGTGAGAACAACAACAATCAACGATCATTGTTCATCGTTGAGCAACAGCGTTTTTGGATTATCAATCGAATTGTGTGTTGGCGTGTGTTGGGCATAGTTGGAATGGGAATTTGAGTTCATTCTTGCAAGGCTATTGAGGCTCTTACCATTGCCACCGCCATTGCCTGAAGCCGCCGCCGTCATCATCTCAGCCCCACCGTCCGTCTGCATCATCTCAATCTGTTTGTTTTCCTCAAAGACCGGATTCTCTGGTCCACAACTTGTGGACGACGATGTGGTCAAGGTTACAGTGGTGCTTTCCACCGATTGTGGCGTTTGCATCTCTATAATAGTGTCCACTAAATGGCTGCGCTGCAGGTGGCGGCTGAGGGTGCTTTTGGCCGCAAAAGATCGAATGCAGCGCGGGCATTCAAAGGGTAATTCTGTGAATAGATTGGGCAAGTTGTAGTATAAGGGCATAAGGAGTTAAATGAGTTTACACGTGGAAAATGGTTTGATTAGTGCCAAAGTTACTTACTGCGTATAATAAACACCTCGTTGGCATGTATGGaaactgaaatcaatatagtATGTATGGTATTAATAAtcattcattaaaattaatggtAAAGTAATAATACTTGTAACCCAGCTAATTGATTAGCATACCAGTTTTAGTATATAAATTGTTATAATCACTTGTGAttaaataagaaattaaaacTACTTACCGCCATCATTAATGCCGTGGTGGGCATTTAGATGCTGCCGCATATCCGCATCTGATTCGCACTCGAATGGACATTTAGCGCACATGAGCATTGGTTCTAAAGATAGAGATGGAAATTGCTGATGGTGAGCTTTAAATATAGTTGTATTCCAGCTTACTCTTCATCTTGCCAAGATATAGTTTTTCGATGTTAGTGCGGGCTACTGAAACCTTATCGCCCTTGGCCTGGACCATGTCTCTCGTGGGCATTCGCTTGTGCACAGTTTTGTAATGCCTGATCAGCAGACGCTTCATGTTGTACAGATTGGTACACAGCTCGCAGCGATAGGGGGCCAGACCTGAAGACAAAAACAGATATATAAGTATTGGATTACAAGAAGTGGCCCAGCTGACTCACCCCGATGGACAAACATGTGGTTCTCAAACTTATACTGGCTGGTAAACTTCTTGTTGCAGTATATGCAGTAGGGCTTCTGCAAATGCTTCGATTGCTCGTCGTCAAAGTCGTCGACATCATCATCGTCACTGGTTAGCAGCAGATTCTGATCTGTGGCAGCATCGTTGTTGTCATTCTCGTCATCGTTgtccgcctcctcctcctcctcctcttcgcCCACCgcatcctcctcctcgtcgaaGTCCTCGAACAAGTTCTCGGCATCAAAGTCCAGACTGATATTGTTATTATCAATCACAATGTCATCGCCATCCACCACGGGCATATCGTCAGCGGGTATGGTGCAAATTGCAGCCACATCGGTGTTGTCAATGAAATCCTGCATGTCGCCAAAGATCGAAATGTTCGATGTATTGGCTGCCACTTGCTGAACGGCTTGCTGAACGGCTTCGTTCACTGGCAGAGTGCCGTCTGAGATTTCGGGAAAGATTCCAAATGCATTGCTGTTAGCTTCTCCGGTTGAGTCCACCACAGGTGTCATTGGGACAGGCAGCGGGTTCGTCGCTACAGCTGTGCTACTGGCGGTTGCCGCATAGAAAAGCGGCGTGGCATCCACCAACACGTTGATTTCGCCCGATTCTGTGATGGTCGTGGATGTGGTGGCCATCGGCGCCGGCTGCTGCATTGGTACCTGCTGTTCCACAACAACTGGCGGATCTGCAAGACATTACAACACAAACATGCAAAAAAGGAACAATTTTAAACAGAAAAATGAACAGTGTTCATTGAACACACTTATAAACTTTtggattaaaataaaactttgtTAGTTTGTAAGCTAAGGATACTAAAAATAATCTCGAAAATTCACACAAAACATTTAGAATAGGTGAATTAATCCTGTTTAGTCCTTACCAAAAGTCACAATACCATGTGCCGTAGATTTTGCTCTTATTAATATGGAATATAAGCCTTTGGAACTTGTTTCGAGTGTCATCACCGCGTTGGCTATAGGAAATCCCCAATCCTACCCGCTAATGAAGGCCAAAGACTAAATGCCATTATGATTTAAGCTCAAATTTACTAGCAAAATATGGAATTACCTTGATAAAAGCgatacattaaaatatttgaatatgTTGGCGTGTAGAACAGATTTAAAATTCGTATGCAATGTTTACTATTGTTTAATATATACATTCATTTGTACTTTTTGTGTAGACTGATGGTAAATGGTGTGCCAGAAAATCACCGCCAAATGAGTTAAATAAAGAGgcaacaaattaaataaaaagaaaactacGAGTGACACTCGAAACAAAACCAGATGAGCTGTGATCTCAGCATGAAACaaatatcaaataaataatgaaatcaACAAACTATAAAAGTGACGAAAATTTCATTTGCGAATCATTTCATAACTCTCCGAAATACAGCTCCTATTCCAATCTCAAGACTCACATTTAATGCCAATTGGGATGTCGTTGTGATCTGGTTTCCTGACCGAAGGCAGCTGCTTGGGGGCAACGCCACTCGAAGCTGGAGCTTGGAGAATGCTAGCTTCCGCCTCACTGGACCAACTGGGACGCAGCTGCACCTCCGTAGGCTGGACCCTGTGCCCATCCGTGTAGTGCGTTCGCAGCTGACTGGCGTTGCGCGTCTCGAAGAGGCACATGTCGCACGAGAAGACACGTGAATCCGGCTCTTTGTCACTCTTGCCGTTTTCATCAGACCGATGGTGGACCATCTTGTAATGCTCTATGAGATCGGCGCTGCGCAGCGAGTAATAGTCGCACTGATCGCAGAAGAACTTGGGCAAATCTGTTCGAAACAAAGGCACGGGAATTAGTCATCATTTGTCATTTAAAAACCTTGCATTAAGATAGGTGAAATCAACTAACTGCTGTGTGTCAATTGGTGAGATTTGAGGCGTGTCACAGTGGAAAATGTTTTCGGACATATTTTGCACTTGTGTTTGTAAGCGGGCGATCCGCCAGCTGTTGGCTTTGGCCTGGCTGTAAACGTATAAGATGGTAGACTGTAGAAACGTATTACCTGCCTGGCGGGCGCATCTTACCTCTTGGCTGCGGCATAACATCCTCCACAATCAGCTCGCTGACATCGATATCCATCGGTACACTCTGCTCATTGACACCCAAAAGATTTTGTAGGCTGATATTGACATTGGAGGCGTTGTTTGGCTTGCTGTCATCGATATACTCTATGACCACGCCTGCAAACGGACCGGTATGAGTGatttttcttaattagttACTCGTAGCTAGCTAAACCCACCGCTTCCATTGACCTGCTGCAGCGAGCCATCGGGCAGGACCAGGTACTCGGTCCCTATGCTCACATTGGGCGTGTCCATGGGCGGTAAGGTGGAAGTGAGAGTGT contains:
- the LOC119551372 gene encoding zinc finger protein 175, which translates into the protein MDAATSLADPALAAMNKLNKGSKCRACLSVDRKTVQLSAEIPNLQKSRTYAQCLKQCTHLDLRVISPGGYLWPMQICVRCCRALEVAMHFVEMALESNLKLYAEAKSVKLPSPTGELKRKASSETLHWNQFSQEFEQFVEGYEGMPGPIEENVLYMRGAKVPRLDADASSSKKAPKEDEVILFDVKYDTNDLEEEDENDGSDAKNNETFFESSITSGDSAISTSVGGKSGENNNNYNFNNKNGDMSDAECDLIQRALYMTLNDDASSQGPKEESSHHLKSNGVEEPTTLVLEEASTSNTMVNIPILKCNVCQYTDTDAEQLRSHYKSIHKISMAEDDIIGLNKNQNFKCRPCNSYETKDRSEMQKHLIDHHKIDGDFEMYCYMQANCPACDRIFKDQRSARKHYTRVHTPAKVLVSPTETYACKECDKVFSQKASLHSHQRFCQLKDSVHCTFCDQEFSTMRKYELHLQQLHAVETLHECEICRRSFKSADTLTLHRKRHSERHFQCDKCSLNYVNSAELRVHYERAHVNEEQVSCPTCGSQFQNMALMREHEQRSHQKTKVWRCEVCNFETKTRWRRRQHQYEHMEYPYKCQDCAGEFADRSKFRQHSKKVHGTELSDEQLAEMFREKKGYTNRHDAFNRSNNSLEIPGFTEDCFTELKSLGVDYDDISTDLFANSTDLDNLLNLIP
- the LOC119549982 gene encoding tigger transposable element-derived protein 3, which encodes MEMLQRRPRKPRQLLSLEEKMEVIRTHEQNKLTVRDLAKRFNIGKTQAAEILKHREAIRRGLATGELKMNQMRRNPLSQKGTHIDEICFEWFSRARSESIPVSGEMVREKAKQIADEAGYTDFTASSGWLQKWRKRNNIAYNATGDSLDLQEFEAILVKSEPISNRDDDEEPSPVSLIGPIYSKEEAMLQLARLKEFARDDFVSYQQLLSLENQWSWKWNNFKKEVP